The genome window TGGCAGGAATCATCCCTGTTCGACGAGCAGGAGCGTATCGTGCTGCGCTATACGGATGAAGTCACACGGGACAACAATGTCTCCGACCAGACCTTCAGCAAGCTCAGGGAGTTCTTCAGCGAGCACGATATCGTTGAGCTTACCCTGGTTATCGGGTATTTCATCATGCTCTGTCGGATACTGGTTGCCTTGCAACTGGAACTGGAACCCGGTTTCAGTGCGGACTAATACCTGACTGAGTAACTCCGCACAACATTCAGATTATGCGCCACTGTCCTCAATGGCGCGACACCCTGAGCAGAGCGAAGGGTCTCTACTCCCGGGACCTGTCAGTGTGTGTATGAGAGTGGGCACTGGTATTCCTTCACCTCACGGCAAAGGCGTAGCCTGTTGCGCCAGGGCAATCGCCCCCAGCACCCCGGCCTTCTGCCCGAGAGCAGGAAGAACGATGTAGCTGTCAGTCTCGTTGAGGAACTGTGGTACGGGCACATAACCGCGTATCAACTCATGCACATTCTTCCTCACCATCGGTAGCAGCGATTCCTGTTGCAGGACACCCCCACCGATAATTACCCGCTGTGGTGAAAGTGTGAAGATAATATTGACCAGACCGAGGGCCAGATACCTTGCCTCTAAACGCCAGGCGGGGTGGTCGGCGGGTAGGGTCTGCGGTGGTTGTCCCCAGCGCTTTTCTATGGCGGGACCGCAGGCCAGCCCCTCCAGGCAGTCGCCATGATACGGGCAACAACCGGGATACGGGTCATTGACCGGGTCATGCGGGATGTATACGTGTCCCATTTCGGGATGGGCCAGACCGTGTATCAGATGACCGTTCACCATGCCGCCACCGCCGATTCCGGTGCCCACCGTGAGGTAAATGAAGGTGTCCAATCCCTGTGCCGCCCCCCATTTGTGCTCGCCAAGAGCGGCAGTATTGATATCGATATCAAGTAGCACCTGTACATTGAGAGCCTCTTGCAGTACACCGGCGAAGTTGGTGTGTGCCCAGCCTGTCTTTGGTGTGGTGGTGATATAGCCGTAGGTCGGTGAATCAGGATTGAGGTCGAGTGGGCCAAAGGAACCGATGCCGATAGCTGCCAGAGGTTCCGGCTGCTCACGGAAGAAGGCAATAGTCCGTCCGATGGTCTCGGACGGAGTTGTCGTGGCAAAGCGAGTCTCGGCACGCACGTCATCGGGGCCGGTACCCACGGCACAGACGAACTTGGTACCTCCAGCCTCAATGCCCCCGTACAGACTTCGCATAAACACTCTCCCCGGTCTCTGTCTCCAACACTTTAAGTAGCCGTGGCGGTCTTGTCAAACTGCACCATAAAGATGCCATCTGCTTTCCTTGACCTTGTGTATCTAGTGTATACTGGAAGATAGTATAACTGGTGCCGGCATGATACCGGAGTGGTATAGTTGATGTGACGATGGAATTGTACCGGCAGACCACGTAACGCAGTCAACATAATCTAGTCCCGGA of Dehalococcoidales bacterium contains these proteins:
- a CDS encoding ROK family protein, with translation MRSLYGGIEAGGTKFVCAVGTGPDDVRAETRFATTTPSETIGRTIAFFREQPEPLAAIGIGSFGPLDLNPDSPTYGYITTTPKTGWAHTNFAGVLQEALNVQVLLDIDINTAALGEHKWGAAQGLDTFIYLTVGTGIGGGGMVNGHLIHGLAHPEMGHVYIPHDPVNDPYPGCCPYHGDCLEGLACGPAIEKRWGQPPQTLPADHPAWRLEARYLALGLVNIIFTLSPQRVIIGGGVLQQESLLPMVRKNVHELIRGYVPVPQFLNETDSYIVLPALGQKAGVLGAIALAQQATPLP